In Populus alba chromosome 9, ASM523922v2, whole genome shotgun sequence, a genomic segment contains:
- the LOC118045515 gene encoding putative phytosulfokines 6, which translates to MKQSLNYKALLLILLVLVYSSKLSARFLLSKQGQEEVNLDEITSEGTEDSELMNQLTGSELCDGGDEECLTRRIIAEAHLDYIYTQHHKP; encoded by the exons ATGAAGCAGAGCCTAAATTACAAAGCTCTTCTGCTCATCCTTCTTGTCCTAGTCTATTCCTCAAAGTTATCTGCTCGTTTCCTATTAAGCAAACAAG GGCAAGAGGAGGTAAACCTAGATGAAATCACCAGTGAAGGGACGGAGGACAGTGAGTTAATGAAT CAGCTGACGGGGTCAGAGCTATGTGATGGCGGAGACGAGGAGTGCTTAACGAGAAGGATAATTGCAGAGGCTCACTTGGACTACATCTACACCCAGCATCACAAGCCGTGA